One genomic region from Pseudomonas hormoni encodes:
- a CDS encoding biotin-independent malonate decarboxylase subunit beta, producing MTDLLQPDLQRRSFVELGARQRAKALLDAGTFRELLDPFQRIMSPWLSRQGVVPQADDGVVIAKGSLGGLPVVIAAIEGAFQGGSLGEVGGAKIAGALELAAEDNRNGTPTRAVLLLETGGVRLQEANLGLAAIADIHAAIVDLRQYQPVVGVVAGSVGCFGGMSIAAGLCSYLLVTQEARLGLNGPQVIEQEAGLEEYDSRDRPFIWSLTGGEQRFASGLVDRFVADDVAQIQQQVSELLQQGLPAQQRSRQADLFLQRLARLDAEPQIDPATVRDLYQGERS from the coding sequence ATGACTGATCTCCTCCAGCCAGACCTACAAAGACGCAGCTTCGTTGAACTGGGTGCCCGACAACGGGCGAAAGCCTTGCTCGATGCCGGCACCTTCCGCGAATTGCTCGACCCGTTTCAACGGATCATGTCGCCGTGGTTGTCGCGCCAGGGCGTGGTGCCGCAAGCCGATGACGGCGTGGTGATTGCCAAGGGCAGCCTCGGCGGTTTGCCGGTGGTCATCGCGGCCATCGAAGGCGCGTTCCAGGGCGGCAGCCTCGGTGAAGTCGGCGGGGCGAAGATTGCCGGTGCACTGGAACTGGCCGCCGAAGATAACCGCAACGGCACTCCAACCCGCGCCGTGTTGCTGCTGGAAACCGGCGGCGTGCGGTTGCAGGAAGCCAACCTCGGGCTGGCGGCGATTGCCGATATTCATGCGGCGATTGTCGATTTGCGCCAGTACCAACCGGTTGTGGGTGTTGTCGCCGGCAGCGTTGGTTGCTTTGGCGGAATGTCGATTGCTGCCGGGTTGTGCAGCTATCTGTTGGTGACCCAGGAAGCGCGACTCGGGTTGAACGGCCCACAAGTCATCGAACAGGAAGCCGGGCTTGAGGAGTACGACTCCCGCGACCGTCCTTTCATCTGGAGCCTGACCGGTGGCGAGCAACGTTTTGCCAGCGGTTTGGTGGATCGCTTCGTCGCTGACGACGTGGCGCAGATTCAGCAGCAGGTCAGTGAATTGCTGCAACAGGGCTTGCCGGCGCAACAACGCAGTCGTCAGGCCGATCTGTTC
- a CDS encoding malonate decarboxylase subunit delta, producing the protein METLSFEFPAGQPPRGRTLVGCVGSGDLEVLIEPGQAGKLTIKVQTSVNGAEQRWQHLFARMFDGQKPPAMAIDIHDFGATPGVVRLRLEQGFEEIGHD; encoded by the coding sequence ATGGAAACCTTATCCTTTGAATTCCCCGCCGGGCAGCCGCCACGCGGCCGCACCCTGGTGGGTTGTGTCGGCTCGGGCGATCTGGAAGTGCTGATCGAACCGGGTCAGGCCGGCAAGCTGACCATCAAGGTGCAGACCTCGGTCAATGGCGCCGAACAACGTTGGCAGCATCTGTTTGCGCGGATGTTCGACGGCCAGAAGCCACCGGCGATGGCCATCGATATCCACGACTTCGGCGCCACCCCCGGCGTGGTGCGCTTGCGTCTGGAACAAGGCTTTGAGGAGATCGGCCATGACTGA
- a CDS encoding triphosphoribosyl-dephospho-CoA synthase encodes MHAFNLQPKTLTLAERLADLAVDALIDEADLSPKPALVDRRGNGAHTDLHLGLMHASALSLWPAFKEMAQAAIEFGEVGLQLREVLGRIGREGEQTMLVTTNGVNTHRGAIWALGLLVAAAALEPESSGASSVTLRAARLALLDDRYAPHPLSHGAQVAQRYGARGAREEAQLGFPSVLQRALPQLKRSRAAGHGEQNARLDALLAIMTQLSDTCVLYRAGEHGLHTMQLGAQSVLDAGGSASLAGRRRLHELDQQLIALNASPGGAADLLAACLFIDRIESADGINQGAF; translated from the coding sequence ATGCACGCCTTCAACCTGCAACCGAAAACGTTAACCCTGGCCGAACGGCTGGCGGACCTGGCGGTGGACGCGCTGATCGATGAAGCGGATTTGTCGCCTAAACCGGCGCTGGTCGATCGTCGTGGCAATGGCGCTCATACCGATTTGCACCTTGGGCTGATGCACGCTTCGGCGTTGTCGCTGTGGCCGGCATTCAAGGAAATGGCGCAAGCCGCTATCGAATTTGGCGAAGTGGGTTTGCAGCTGCGTGAGGTCCTCGGGCGGATTGGCCGGGAAGGTGAGCAAACGATGCTCGTCACCACGAACGGTGTGAATACTCACCGTGGGGCGATTTGGGCGTTGGGACTATTGGTCGCGGCGGCCGCGCTGGAACCTGAATCCAGCGGCGCAAGCTCGGTCACGTTGCGCGCCGCTCGCCTCGCGTTACTCGACGATCGTTACGCCCCACATCCTTTGAGCCACGGCGCGCAAGTCGCCCAACGTTACGGCGCGCGCGGTGCCCGTGAAGAGGCGCAACTTGGCTTTCCTTCGGTGCTGCAACGCGCACTGCCGCAACTTAAACGAAGCCGCGCCGCCGGCCATGGCGAACAGAACGCCCGGCTCGATGCGTTGCTGGCGATCATGACTCAACTGAGCGACACCTGCGTGCTCTACCGCGCGGGCGAACATGGCCTGCACACCATGCAACTCGGCGCCCAATCGGTACTCGATGCCGGTGGCAGTGCCAGCCTCGCCGGTCGCCGTCGCCTGCATGAGCTGGACCAACAATTAATCGCGTTGAATGCGTCGCCCGGCGGCGCTGCGGACTTGCTCGCAGCCTGCCTGTTCATCGACCGTATCGAGTCGGCTGACGGCATCAACCAGGGAGCGTTTTGA
- the mdcA gene encoding malonate decarboxylase subunit alpha — translation MTTTISPDSRWTRRRSEKLRRLELVKGLADGVVLPTDNIVAALEALILPGDRVVLEGNNQKQADFLSRSLAKADPTKLHDLHMIMPSVGRSEHLDLFERGIARKLDFSFAGTQSLRISQLLEDGLLEIGAIHTYIELYARLVVDLIPNVVLSAGFMADRAGNIYTGPSTEDTPALIEPAAFSDGIVIVQVNQLVDDVTDLPRVDIPASWVDFVVVADKPFYIEPLFTRDPRHIKPVHVLMAMMAIRGIYEKHNVQSLNHGIGFNTAAIELILPTYGESLGLKGKICRNWTLNPHPTLIPAIESGWVESVHCFGTELGMENYIAARPDVFFTGRDGSLRSNRMFSQLAGQYAVDLFIGATLQVDGDGHSSTVTRGRLAGFGGAPNMGHDPRGRRHGTPAWLDMRHTDVPEPMLERGKKLVVQMVETFQEGGKPTFVETLDAIEVAKKSGMPLAPIMVYGDDVTHLLTEEGIAYLYKARSLEERQAMIAAVAGVTVIGLRHNPKDTARMRREGLIALPEDLGIRRTDATRELLAAKSVADLVEWSGGLYNPPAKFRSW, via the coding sequence ATGACAACAACAATATCCCCCGACTCGCGATGGACGCGGCGGCGCAGCGAAAAGCTGCGGCGTCTCGAGTTGGTCAAGGGCCTGGCCGACGGTGTGGTCCTGCCCACCGACAACATCGTCGCGGCGCTCGAAGCATTAATCCTGCCCGGCGACCGTGTGGTGCTGGAGGGCAACAACCAGAAGCAGGCGGATTTCCTTTCCCGCTCACTGGCAAAAGCCGATCCGACAAAGCTCCACGACCTGCACATGATCATGCCCAGCGTCGGACGCTCCGAACACCTGGACCTGTTTGAACGCGGCATCGCCCGCAAGCTCGACTTTTCCTTCGCCGGCACCCAGAGCCTGCGCATCAGCCAGTTGCTGGAAGACGGCCTGCTGGAAATCGGCGCGATTCACACCTACATCGAGCTTTATGCGCGGCTGGTGGTGGACCTGATTCCCAACGTCGTGCTCTCGGCCGGTTTCATGGCCGACCGCGCCGGCAACATCTACACCGGCCCCAGCACCGAAGACACGCCAGCGCTGATCGAACCGGCGGCTTTCAGCGACGGCATCGTCATCGTTCAGGTCAATCAGTTGGTGGACGACGTCACTGACCTGCCACGCGTTGACATCCCCGCCTCGTGGGTCGATTTCGTCGTAGTGGCGGACAAGCCGTTCTACATCGAACCGCTGTTCACCCGCGACCCACGCCACATCAAGCCTGTGCATGTGCTGATGGCGATGATGGCGATCCGCGGGATCTACGAAAAACACAACGTCCAGTCGCTCAACCATGGCATCGGCTTCAACACCGCCGCCATCGAACTGATCCTGCCGACCTACGGCGAATCCCTCGGCCTCAAAGGCAAGATCTGCCGCAACTGGACCCTCAATCCGCATCCAACCCTGATCCCGGCCATCGAAAGCGGCTGGGTCGAAAGCGTGCATTGCTTCGGCACCGAACTGGGTATGGAAAACTACATCGCCGCGCGGCCGGACGTGTTCTTCACCGGGCGCGACGGCTCGCTGCGGTCCAACCGAATGTTCAGCCAACTGGCCGGGCAATACGCGGTCGACCTGTTCATCGGGGCGACCCTGCAAGTCGATGGCGACGGCCATTCTTCCACCGTGACCCGCGGACGCCTGGCCGGTTTCGGTGGCGCGCCGAACATGGGCCACGACCCGCGCGGTCGCCGCCACGGCACCCCGGCCTGGCTCGACATGCGCCACACCGACGTGCCCGAGCCAATGCTGGAACGTGGCAAAAAACTCGTGGTGCAAATGGTCGAGACCTTCCAGGAGGGCGGCAAACCGACCTTCGTCGAAACCCTCGACGCGATTGAAGTGGCGAAGAAAAGCGGCATGCCGCTGGCGCCGATCATGGTCTACGGCGACGACGTTACCCACCTGCTGACCGAAGAAGGCATCGCCTATTTGTACAAGGCGCGTTCGCTGGAAGAACGCCAGGCGATGATCGCGGCCGTCGCCGGCGTGACCGTCATCGGCTTGCGCCACAACCCGAAAGACACCGCACGCATGCGTCGCGAAGGGCTGATCGCCTTGCCCGAAGACCTCGGCATCCGTCGCACCGACGCCACCCGCGAATTGCTCGCCGCCAAAAGCGTGGCTGATCTGGTCGAGTGGTCCGGTGGCCTCTACAACCCGCCCGCCAAATTCAGGAGCTGGTAA
- a CDS encoding chemotaxis protein CheW — translation MFEHRSSNLTGLLLPLADRNLILPNVAVAELIDYQPGAFDLDTPPWYLGRVTWRERQIPLLSFESACGQKIVIGERARIVILNALGGRPELKFIALLVQGIPRSYKLDSQLSYVDVPLCALEQAAVQVGDQVAKVPDLLALEELLVSAGLV, via the coding sequence ATGTTTGAACACCGCTCCAGCAACCTCACCGGGCTGCTGCTGCCCCTGGCTGACCGCAATCTCATTTTGCCCAACGTCGCGGTTGCAGAGCTGATCGACTATCAGCCGGGGGCGTTCGATCTGGATACGCCGCCGTGGTATCTGGGACGGGTAACGTGGCGGGAGCGGCAGATTCCGTTGCTGAGTTTTGAGTCGGCCTGCGGGCAGAAAATCGTCATCGGCGAACGGGCGCGGATTGTGATTCTCAATGCGCTGGGTGGGCGGCCGGAGCTGAAGTTTATTGCGTTGCTGGTGCAGGGGATTCCGCGGTCGTACAAGCTTGATAGCCAGTTGAGCTATGTGGATGTGCCGTTGTGCGCGCTGGAGCAGGCAGCGGTGCAAGTGGGTGATCAAGTGGCCAAAGTGCCGGACTTGTTGGCGCTGGAGGAGTTGCTTGTGAGTGCCGGGCTAGTCTGA